In Pyrus communis chromosome 8, drPyrComm1.1, whole genome shotgun sequence, one genomic interval encodes:
- the LOC137742094 gene encoding non-structural maintenance of chromosomes element 4 homolog A — protein MPKSAKRERIASQTRGVDDAAQLRAVKREKVNAGDRVDDESSRPSEQDAVRRRALRSDYLAVKNLISEKRDDLMCPDSEKFGLLINEVEKLHEQVQKPREQVADAEALLDITNTLWTSVKSQSSAGISPSDFVTALLNNFSQPRGGDDHVSVNWKEIGLAVLPIFKNAHGCCTMLGPMSTELKQRKAVVRSKRVKPTTTDRPDEIDDTQTEEKTDTDKNMSTIFDILRRKKRVRLEALILNRNSFAQTVENLFALSFLVKDGRAELSVDANGFHTVSPRNAPSAEDVASRRVTYHHFVFRFDFKDWKVMMDSLPVGEELMPHRSPPNTTPASQEEQAAYDSQTALPTTPIRKLSRNRGRVVQEESIVEESPENDDATGSNVIRRSKRKL, from the exons ATGCCGAAGTCAGCGAAGCGCGAACGGATCGCGAGTCAAACCCGAGGCGTTGACGATGCCGCGCAGCTCAGAGCCGTGAAGCGCGAGAAGGTCAACGCCGGCGACCGAGTGGATGACGAGTCGTCTCGCCCGAGTGAGCAGGACGCCGTTCGGCGGCGGGCGCTCCGGTCCGACTACCTCGCCGTCAAGAACCTCATCAGTG AGAAAAGAGATGATTTGATGTGCCCGGATTCGGAGAAGTTCGGACTTCTCATCAATGAAGTCGAGAAATTGCATGAGCaag TTCAGAAGCCAAGGGAACAAGTAGCAGATGCAGAGGCACTGCTGGACATAACTAACACATTGTGGACCTCTGTTAAGTCACAGTCCAGTGCCGGGATTAGCCCGTCCGACTTTGTTACTGCTTTGCTTAATAATTTTAGCCAACCGAGAGGAGGGGATGACCATGTCTCAGTTAATTGGAAGGAAATTGGGTTGGCTGTTTTGCCCATTTTCAAGAATGCTCATGGGTGTTGCACTAT gCTTGGACCCATGAGTACTGAGTTGAAGCAAAGGAAGGCTGTGGTTCGCAGTAAACGTGTAAAGCCTACCACAACTGATCGGCCTGATGAG ATAGATGATACTCAGACAGAAGAGAAAACTGATACTGACAAGAACATGTCAACGATATTTGACATTCTAAGAAGGAAAAAGCGGGTTCGACTTGAAGCTTTGATATTAAACAGAAACTCTTTTGCGCAGACGGTGGAGAACTTATTTGCTCTGTCGTTCTTAGTCAAAGATGGCCGGGCTGAATTATCTGTGGATGCAAATGGTTTTCATACTGTTT CACCTAGGAATGCTCCTTCTGCTGAGGATGTGGCATCACGGAGGGTGACTTACCACCATTTTGTGTTCCGATTTGATTTCAAGGACTGGAAG GTAATGATGGATAGTTTGCCTGTTGGTGAGGAGCTGATGCCTCATAGATCACCCCCAAACACCACACCTGCCTCTCAAGAGGAACAAGCAGCATACGATTCCCAAACAGCCTTACCCACAACCCCGATTCGAAAACTCTCCAGAAACCGTGGTCGGGTTGTGCAGGAAGAATCTATTGTAGAAGAATCCCCTGAAAATGATGATGCTACTGGATCTAACGTCATTCGCAGGTCTAAGCGCAAGCTTTAA
- the LOC137742092 gene encoding enoyl-[acyl-carrier-protein] reductase [NADH], chloroplastic-like — protein sequence MATTAASSLQMATARPCIPSSHRAFGLSTAMLNGNFKVASWTKLSSACHISSVQSFQRCFTSSSMKLDKFVTKAMAGVSDNKPVSGLPINLKGKRAFIAGVADDNGYGWAIAKSLAAAGAEILVGTWVPALNIFESSLRRGKFDESRVLPDGSLMEITKVYPLDAVFDNPEDVPEEIKTNKRYAGSSNWTVQEAAECVKNDFGSIDVLVHSLANGPEVVKPLLETSRKGYLAAISASSYSYVSLLKHFLPIINPGGSSISLTYIASERIIPGYGGGMSSAKAALESDTRVLAFEAGRKKGIRVNTISAGPLRSRAAKAIGFIDMMIDYSSANAPLEKELSAEEVGNTAAFLASPLASAITGGVIYVDNGLNAMGVGVDSPIFENLNIPKAQH from the exons ATGGCAACAACTGCTGCTTCCAGCCTGCAAATGGCAACTGCCAGACCCTGCATTCCCTCTTCTCATAGAGCTTTCGGGTTGAGCACTGCAATGCTTAATGGCAATTTTAAGGTGGCTTCATGGACTAAACTCTCGAGTGCATGCCACATATCATCTGTACAATCTTTCCAGAGGTGCTTTACTTCATCATCTATGAAATTGGATAAGTTTGTTACAAAGGCAATGGCTGGGGTTAGTGACAACAAACCTGTCTCGGGGTTACCAATCAATTTGAAAG GAAAGAGGGCATTTATTGCTGGTGTAGCTGATGATAATGGGTATGGTTGGGCAATCGCAAAATCTCTAGCTGCTGCAGGTGCTGAAATTCTTGTGGGAACATGGGTGCCT GCTTTGAACATTTTTGAGTCCAGCCTGCGACGTGGAAAGTTTGATGAATCACGCGT ATTACCAGATGGTTCTTTGATGGAGATTACCAAAGTATATCCCCTAGATGCTGTGTTTGACAACCCTGAGGATGTCCCCGAGGAG ATCAAAACAAATAAGCGTTACGCAGGATCCAGTAATTGGACTGTCCAg GAAGCTGCTGAATGTGTGAAAAATGATTTTGGCAGCATTGACGTTCTTGTGCACTCGCTTGCAAACGGACCAGAG GTTGTTAAACCTCTATTGGAGACATCCAGAAAAGGATATCTCGCCGCTATTTCTGCATCGAGTTATTCCTATGTTTCTTTACTCAAGCATTTCCTCCCAATAATTAATCCAG GCGGTTCTTCAATTTCTCTTACATATATTGCTTCCGAGCGGATCATTCCCGG ATATGGTGGAGGTATGAGCTCTGCAAAAGCTGCTCTTGAGAGTGATACTCGA GTGCTCGCTTTTGAAGCGGGAAGAAAAAAGGGAATTAGAGTCAACACAATATCTGCTG GTCCACTAAGAAGCCGTGCTGCAAAAGCGATTGGATTCATCGATATGATGATCGACTACTCATCAGCCAACGCACCTCTAGAAAAAGAACTATCTGCAG AGGAGGTAGGAAACACAGCTGCTTTCTTGGCATCACCTTTGGCCTCCGCCATTACTGGCGGTGTTATATACGTAGACAATGGTTTGAACGCAATGGGCGTCGGAGTTGACAGCCCAATTTTTGAGAACCTCAACATTCCGAAGGCTCAGCACTGA